From the Paenibacillus sp. R14(2021) genome, the window AGTGGATGTGTCTGTCTCGCTCAGCCCTAACGTTAAGCTGAATATTCCGCTCATGAGCGCGGGCATGGATACGGTAACAGAAGCCAAGCTGGCAATTGCCATGGCGCGTGAAGGCGGTATCGGCATCATTCATAAAAACATGTCCATCTCGCAGCAAGCGGAAGAGGTGGATCGGGTTAAACGCTCGGAAAGCGGCGTTATTACGAACCCTTTCTCGTTGACTGCGGATCATCATGTGTACGATGCTGAAGAATTAATGGGCAAATACCGGATTTCCGGCGTGCCGGTCGTTGATCAAGACAAGAAGCTGGTCGGGATTATTACCAACCGGGATCTTCGATTTATACATGACTACTCTATTAAAATCAGTGAAGTGATGACGAAAGAGAATTTGGTTACAGCTCCAGTCGGAACGACGCTGCGCCAGGCCGAGGTCGTGCTTCAGAAGCACAAAATCGAAAAGCTGCCGTTAGTCGATGAAACGAATACGCTTAAGGGTCTAATTACGATTAAAGATATTGAGAAAGCAATCCAGTTCCCGAACGCGGCCAAAGACAGCCAAGGACGCCTATTGTGCGGAGCTGCCGTCGGTATTGCGAAAGACACGCCGGAACGCGCGGAAGCGCTCGTAAATGCAGGCGTTGATGTGCTTGTCGTTGATACGGCTCACGGACATCAGAAGAACGTGATCGAGATGGTGCGGTTGCTTCGCGATAAATATGCGGATCTGACCATCGTGGCTGGTAATGTCGCGACAGGCGAAGGTACGCGCGAACTCATTGAAGCAGGGGCATCCGTCATTAAAGTCGGTATGGGCCCAGGCTCGATCTGTACGACGCGTATCATCGCAGGTATCGGGGTTCCGC encodes:
- the guaB gene encoding IMP dehydrogenase, which translates into the protein MWENKFAKEGLTFDDVLLVPRKSDVLPREVDVSVSLSPNVKLNIPLMSAGMDTVTEAKLAIAMAREGGIGIIHKNMSISQQAEEVDRVKRSESGVITNPFSLTADHHVYDAEELMGKYRISGVPVVDQDKKLVGIITNRDLRFIHDYSIKISEVMTKENLVTAPVGTTLRQAEVVLQKHKIEKLPLVDETNTLKGLITIKDIEKAIQFPNAAKDSQGRLLCGAAVGIAKDTPERAEALVNAGVDVLVVDTAHGHQKNVIEMVRLLRDKYADLTIVAGNVATGEGTRELIEAGASVIKVGMGPGSICTTRIIAGIGVPQITAIYDCASVAREYNIPIIADGGIKYSGDVTKAIASGASAIMIGSLFAGTEESPGDSEIYQGRRFKVYRGMGSIGAMKEGSKDRYFQENESKLVPEGIEGRVAYKGPLSDTVHQLIGGLRSGMGYCGASNIDALKNDTQFVRITNAGLRESHPHDVQITKEAPNYSL